From Primulina huaijiensis isolate GDHJ02 chromosome 15, ASM1229523v2, whole genome shotgun sequence, one genomic window encodes:
- the LOC140958803 gene encoding pentatricopeptide repeat-containing protein At2g20710, mitochondrial-like, with protein sequence MRFFTISTSPNSSAASLIHRIQRQLFSSKNGSNSKSLYRKISQLGDPNVSVTPVLDGWVNGGNYVDKQELQRIVEELRFYKRFKHALEVSLWMTNERRFPMSFYDAAVRLKLIFKVFGLERAEDYFNKIPENKKSFSVYLALLNCYMLVKSVDKAESIMQKARDLGYASKPIWYNLMMNLHYRVGDMKKIHDLLTEMEAKGIPHDQFTQSICLSACAWASDSIGMDKIVATMESDKLAIPHWKTYVAAIQGYLRMGLNDRALPMLTKLEGQLKSPRDKTFVFTILLNLYADIGNKDELHRLWNEFKLTNKIGNKVYLSMIRALVKFNDVEGAERIFEEWELSGLEIDFRVPNVLIDSYCTDGLLKKAEDLIAKGISEGGSPLMTTWILLAGGYLRKNQVPKSVEALKKAVSVCSPKFKNQLTTCLDFLETRAYVEKEEEFTKLIKMEGISLTAIFDKLSSFIKDGQLRSVPPC encoded by the exons ATGCGGTTCTTTACTATTTCTACTTCCCCGAATTCGAGCGCGGCTTCTTTGATCCATAGAATCCAAAGGCAGCTATTTAGTTCAAAAAATGGGTCGAACTCGAAATCTCTTTACCGGAAAATATCACAGCTCGGCGACCCGAATGTGTCGGTGACACCGGTGCTCGACGGTTGGGTGAATGGAGGGAACTATGTGGACAAACAGGAGCTTCAAAGAATCGTTGAGGAGTTGCGGTTTTACAAGAGATTCAAACACGCTCTTGAG GTGTCTCTCTGGATGACTAATGAAAGACGCTTTCCCATGTCTTTTTATGATGCTGCTGTACGACTGAAACTGATATTCAAAGTTTTTGGCCTAGAAAGAGCTGAAGATTACTTCAATAAGATTCCAGAAAATAAGAAAAGCTTTTCTGTCTATCTTGCCCTCCTGAACTGCTATATGTTGGTTAAATCTGTGGATAAAGCAGAGTCAATTATGCAGAAAGCTAGAGATTTAGGTTATGCTAGTAAACCGATATGGTACAACCTTATGATGAACTTACATTATCGAGTAGGAGACATGAAAAAAATCCATGATCTGCTCACTGAAATGGAAGCAAAAGGCATTCCCCATGATCAGTTCACTCAATCTATCTGCTTAAGTGCCTGTGCTTGGGCTTCTGACTCTATTGGAATGGATAAAATTGTAGCCACTATGGAATCTGATAAACTGGCCATCCCCCATTGGAAGACATATGTTGCTGCAATACAGGGTTACTTGAGAATGGGCTTAAATGACAGAGCTTTGCCAATGCTGACTAAATTGGAGGGACAATTAAAATCCCCTAGAGATAAGACATTTGTTTTTACCATCCTCCTCAACCTATATGCTGATATTGGAAACAAGGATGAGCTTCACCGACTTTGGAACGAATTCAAGCTGACTAACAAGATTGGCAATAAGGTTTACCTTAGCATGATCCGCGCATTGGTGAAGTTTAATGATGTCGAAGGTGCTGAGAGGATTTTTGAGGAGTGGGAATTAAGTGGATTGGAAATTGATTTCCGAGTCCCCAACGTCTTGATTGATTCTTATTGTACAGATGGTCTTTTGAAGAAGGCTGAAGACCTTATTGCCAAAGGAATATCAGAAGGGGGTAGTCCTTTGATGACGACATGGATCCTTTTGGCAGGTGGATATCTTAGAAAGAATCAAGTGCCTAAATCCGTGGAAGCATTGAAAAAAGCAGTCTCAGTATGCTcgccaaaatttaaaaatcagtTGACAACTTGCTTGGATTTTTTGGAGACCCGGGCGTACGTGGAAAAGGAAGAAGAATTCACGAAGTTGATAAAAATGGAGGGGATTTCATTGACGGCCATTTTCGATAAGTTGTCTAGTTTTATCAAGGATGGCCAGTTACGGTCTGTTCCGCCATGTTAG
- the LOC140959685 gene encoding uncharacterized protein isoform X4 — MEDWDAQKMLDKYIHDYMIRNNMHDAANIFAEEANVCRRPVAINSEEGFLAEWWSLFWDVHSDILSKHPTTTEGYAFKDSIPFNYQATQNAGNCSQKILLEMERIDMNDMSQNISAAMGMLGLPNQPQTVHLTAMPSPDMENLHQITPPMTMPRPDMKGDFLTNLVAANIHEQEHLMFPERGLDFNSQLLNVDQLARMLPSSSKYSYPLEMVPQKPFGNGGFVTNFPGSIAAQPIHHGESNLIQPKAEPSDSEFVGQCVTKGHCCCLELDSSTSSNSASSDPSPEFKNLF; from the exons ATGGAGGACTGGGATGCTCAGAAGAT GCTTGACAAATACATTCATGATTACATGATCAGGAATAACATGCATGATGCTGCCAATATCTTTGCCGAAGAGGCAAATGTCTGTCGCAGGCCTGTTG CTATCAATTCAGAGGAAGGATTTCTGGCGGAATGGTGGTCCTTATTTTGGGATGTACACTCTGATATACTTTCAAAGCATCCTACGACAACAGAAGGCTATGCATTCAAG GACTCCATTCCATTTAATTACCAGGCTACTCAGAATGCAGGAAATTGCTCACAAAAAATTCTTCTGGAAATGGAAAGGATAGATATGAATGATATGTCTCAGAATATCAGTGCAGCAATGGGAATGCTAGGACTTCCTAATCAGCCACAAACCGTCCATTTAACAGCAATGCCAAGTCCAGATATGGAGAATCTTCACCAAATTACTCCTCCAATGACAATGCCAAGGCCAGATATG AAAGGGGACTTTTTAACGAACTTGGTAGCTGCAAATATACATGAGCAAGAGCACCTTATGTTTCCTGAAAGGGGCCTGGATTTTAATTCACAGCTTCTCAATGTTGATCAATTAGCTCGAATGCTTCCTTCTTCTAGCAAGTACAG CTATCCGCTGGAGATGGTTCCTCAGAAGCCTTTTGGA AATGGTGGATTTGTCACAAATTTTCCCGGATCTATCGCTGCACAGCCAATACATCACGGAGAATCAAATCTTATACAACCTAAAGCTGAACCTTCTGATTCTG AATTTGTCGGTCAATGCGTGACAAAAGGCCATTGCTGCTGCCTGGAACTGGACTCTTCAACAAGTTCTAACTCAGCAAGTTCTGATCCATCTCCTGAATTCAAAAACCTATTCTGA
- the LOC140959685 gene encoding uncharacterized protein isoform X2: protein MEDWDAQKMLDKYIHDYMIRNNMHDAANIFAEEANVCRRPVAINSEEGFLAEWWSLFWDVHSDILSKHPTTTEGYAFKATQNAGNCSQKILLEMERIDMNDMSQNISAAMGMLGLPNQPQTVHLTAMPSPDMENLHQITPPMTMPRPDMVNFLQSALPITMQRPELNPYCLGSPFLDFDMQKGDFLTNLVAANIHEQEHLMFPERGLDFNSQLLNVDQLARMLPSSSKYSYPLEMVPQKPFGNGGFVTNFPGSIAAQPIHHGESNLIQPKAEPSDSEFVGQCVTKGHCCCLELDSSTSSNSASSDPSPEFKNLF, encoded by the exons ATGGAGGACTGGGATGCTCAGAAGAT GCTTGACAAATACATTCATGATTACATGATCAGGAATAACATGCATGATGCTGCCAATATCTTTGCCGAAGAGGCAAATGTCTGTCGCAGGCCTGTTG CTATCAATTCAGAGGAAGGATTTCTGGCGGAATGGTGGTCCTTATTTTGGGATGTACACTCTGATATACTTTCAAAGCATCCTACGACAACAGAAGGCTATGCATTCAAG GCTACTCAGAATGCAGGAAATTGCTCACAAAAAATTCTTCTGGAAATGGAAAGGATAGATATGAATGATATGTCTCAGAATATCAGTGCAGCAATGGGAATGCTAGGACTTCCTAATCAGCCACAAACCGTCCATTTAACAGCAATGCCAAGTCCAGATATGGAGAATCTTCACCAAATTACTCCTCCAATGACAATGCCAAGGCCAGATATGGTGAATTTTCTGCAAAGTGCTCTTCCAATAACAATGCAGAGGCCAGAATTGAACCCATACTGTTTAGGATCACCTTTTTTGGACTTTGACATGCAGAAAGGGGACTTTTTAACGAACTTGGTAGCTGCAAATATACATGAGCAAGAGCACCTTATGTTTCCTGAAAGGGGCCTGGATTTTAATTCACAGCTTCTCAATGTTGATCAATTAGCTCGAATGCTTCCTTCTTCTAGCAAGTACAG CTATCCGCTGGAGATGGTTCCTCAGAAGCCTTTTGGA AATGGTGGATTTGTCACAAATTTTCCCGGATCTATCGCTGCACAGCCAATACATCACGGAGAATCAAATCTTATACAACCTAAAGCTGAACCTTCTGATTCTG AATTTGTCGGTCAATGCGTGACAAAAGGCCATTGCTGCTGCCTGGAACTGGACTCTTCAACAAGTTCTAACTCAGCAAGTTCTGATCCATCTCCTGAATTCAAAAACCTATTCTGA
- the LOC140959097 gene encoding monothiol glutaredoxin-S17-like, with product MAAGSGGAVKEVKSKAELDSAIGGGSPVILHFWASWCDASKHMDQVFSHLSTDFPLAHFLRVEAEEQPEISEVYSVSAVPYFVFFKGGKAVDTLEGANPSSLANKVAKVAGSIVPGEPAAPASLGMAAGPAILESVKALAKETHASENGSQSHSGTSDGLKKRLQELVNSHQVMLFMKGNPEAPQCGFSQKVVDILKKEKVKFGSFDILTDNEVREGLKKFANWPTFPQLYCKGELLGGCDIAIAMHESGELRDVFRDHGIQILDNKVLTGPDVGKGGSMDPSGLNAATTSRLQTLVNSGPVMLFMKGKPDEPRCGFSRKVVDILRQEKVEFESFDILSDDVVRQGLKLYSNWSSYPQLYIKGELIGGSDILLEMQQSGELKKLLAEKGVPFGEKLEDRLKQLINSSPVMLFMKGTPDVPRCGFSSKVVTTLKEEGVDFGSFDILSDDEVRRGLKSFSNWPTFPQLYYKGELIGGCDIVMEMRKKGELKDTLSE from the exons ATGGCGGCCGGCAGCGGAGGAGCGGTGAAAGAGGTCAAATCGAAGGCTGAACTTGACAGCGCCATCGGCGGTGGAAGTCCGGTGATTCTACACTTTTGGGCTTCGTGGTGTGATGCCTCCAAGCACATGGATCAAGTTTTTTCTCATCTGTCGACGGATTTCCCTCTCGCTCACTTTCTCAGG GTTGAGGCTGAAGAACAACCTGAAATTTCTGAGGTGTATTCTGTTTCTGCTGTCCCATATTTTGTGTTCTTTAAG GGTGGCAAAGCAGTTGATACATTAGAAGGTGCCAACCCGTCGAGTTTGGCCAACAAGGTTGCCAAAGTTGCAGGCTCAATCGTTCCCGGAGAACCTGCCGCTCCTGCTAGCCTTGGCATGGCTGCTGGGCCTGCTATTCTTGAATCAGTCAAGGCTTTGGCTAAAGAAACCCATGCTTCTGAAAACGGTAGCCAATCGCATTCTGGTACAAGTGATGGGCTCAAGAAGAGGCTTCAGGAGCTTGTTAATTCTCACCAAGTCATGCTTTTCATGAAAGGAAACCCTGAGGCCCCTCAATGTGGTTTTAGTCAAAAAGTGgttgatattttgaaaaagGAGAAGGTCAAATTTGGAAGCTTTGATATTTTAACCGATAATGAAGTTCGCGAGGGACTAAAGAAATTTGCAAACTGGCCAACATTTCCTCAGCTTTATTGCAAGGGGGAACTACTTGGGGGATGTGATATTGCCATTGCCATGCACGAAAGCGGTGAACTCAGAGATGTTTTTAGAGATCACGGAATTCAGATATTGGACAACAAGGTACTCACTGGACCTGATGTAGGAAAAGGCGGCAGCATGGACCCTTCAGGTTTGAATGCAGCTACAACTTCCCGTTTGCAGACCCTTGTTAATTCGGGTCCAGTCATGTTGTTTATGAAGGGAAAACCCGATGAACCACGATGTGGTTTTAGCCGGAAAGTAGTAGATATCCTCAGGCAGGAGAAAGTGGAGTTTGAGAGTTTCGACATTCTTTCGGATGATGTAGTTCGTCAAGGGCTCAAACTATACTCCAATTGGTCCAGTTATCCTCAACTTTACATCAAGGGTGAACTTATAGGTGGATCAGACATATTGTTGGAGATGCAACAGAGCGGAGAGCTAAAGAAGCTTCTAGCCGAAAAAGGGGTCCCATTTGGAGAGAAGCTCGAAGATCGTCTGAAACAGCTTATAAATTCTTCACCTGTCATGCTCTTTATGAAAGGCACCCCAGATGTTCCAAGATGCGGCTTCAGCTCCAAGGTCGTGACTACACTCAAGGAAGAGGGAGTGGATTTTGGATCGTTTGATATTCTTAGTGATGATGAAGTGAGGCGAGGATTGAAGTCATTCTCAAACTGGCCAACATTTCCACAGTTATACTATAAAGGAGAGTTGATAGGAGGGTGTGATATTGTGATGGAGATGCGTAAAAAAGGTGAACTGAAGGATACCTTGTCCGAGTAA
- the LOC140959685 gene encoding uncharacterized protein isoform X1 produces the protein MEDWDAQKMLDKYIHDYMIRNNMHDAANIFAEEANVCRRPVAINSEEGFLAEWWSLFWDVHSDILSKHPTTTEGYAFKDSIPFNYQATQNAGNCSQKILLEMERIDMNDMSQNISAAMGMLGLPNQPQTVHLTAMPSPDMENLHQITPPMTMPRPDMVNFLQSALPITMQRPELNPYCLGSPFLDFDMQKGDFLTNLVAANIHEQEHLMFPERGLDFNSQLLNVDQLARMLPSSSKYSYPLEMVPQKPFGNGGFVTNFPGSIAAQPIHHGESNLIQPKAEPSDSEFVGQCVTKGHCCCLELDSSTSSNSASSDPSPEFKNLF, from the exons ATGGAGGACTGGGATGCTCAGAAGAT GCTTGACAAATACATTCATGATTACATGATCAGGAATAACATGCATGATGCTGCCAATATCTTTGCCGAAGAGGCAAATGTCTGTCGCAGGCCTGTTG CTATCAATTCAGAGGAAGGATTTCTGGCGGAATGGTGGTCCTTATTTTGGGATGTACACTCTGATATACTTTCAAAGCATCCTACGACAACAGAAGGCTATGCATTCAAG GACTCCATTCCATTTAATTACCAGGCTACTCAGAATGCAGGAAATTGCTCACAAAAAATTCTTCTGGAAATGGAAAGGATAGATATGAATGATATGTCTCAGAATATCAGTGCAGCAATGGGAATGCTAGGACTTCCTAATCAGCCACAAACCGTCCATTTAACAGCAATGCCAAGTCCAGATATGGAGAATCTTCACCAAATTACTCCTCCAATGACAATGCCAAGGCCAGATATGGTGAATTTTCTGCAAAGTGCTCTTCCAATAACAATGCAGAGGCCAGAATTGAACCCATACTGTTTAGGATCACCTTTTTTGGACTTTGACATGCAGAAAGGGGACTTTTTAACGAACTTGGTAGCTGCAAATATACATGAGCAAGAGCACCTTATGTTTCCTGAAAGGGGCCTGGATTTTAATTCACAGCTTCTCAATGTTGATCAATTAGCTCGAATGCTTCCTTCTTCTAGCAAGTACAG CTATCCGCTGGAGATGGTTCCTCAGAAGCCTTTTGGA AATGGTGGATTTGTCACAAATTTTCCCGGATCTATCGCTGCACAGCCAATACATCACGGAGAATCAAATCTTATACAACCTAAAGCTGAACCTTCTGATTCTG AATTTGTCGGTCAATGCGTGACAAAAGGCCATTGCTGCTGCCTGGAACTGGACTCTTCAACAAGTTCTAACTCAGCAAGTTCTGATCCATCTCCTGAATTCAAAAACCTATTCTGA
- the LOC140959410 gene encoding uncharacterized protein, whose protein sequence is MSTRCKFPFIFPILLLVSFSITAAVPPPVGISYSQYCKGTVTESTLLPDPNPSLYPRTLALRHAYVDYRGNDTKGDLEIPRSLFFSARRAYRTQNNAVFKIEAVLSLSGVRGQDHLRGNRTRRGLRLIHYRPPRIPVSLGDTWNSATFTLNGFWDWSNGKLCMIGSGSKQSRTDHVVLKLDYLNSSSIFNSFVNGTFEIFNVNADGINNRLLTILGVNLRKYRYELIDKEIANKGFDSLDDTTDVSLGVEDLGQRLCLFIRRSGSVELTYENDCESVNCKFLGRGNNIYTPSTLSFNEIECSDDGRVRFLLDFGDFGHNGHQLPFEPNMSLISEGKWDAKKKRLNMVGCRIFRDWYEDFVGECLIRLSFRFPARWTLKERSSAVGILWSSRSLNESGYFGRVALASKRNTNPMAVHLRYEYTEIENAKRSCANKTMHNGIGAEFPDGLSSDLRFDIVGGNRNVKNLWGYSSPLYVEDRRYQASVFDLEVKSPRQMKQNYTGALNVSYVLTLSSPYNFKLSSEYLLIKSFEISAEGLYDSKSGHVCMVGCMHVIESSNVKPPHYSSLDCEILLNIQYLPLHSKNGAIAKGTIKSIREKSDSLYFEPFEFFSRSIYSGQAVESLWRMDLEITMLLVSNTLSCFFVCLQLLHVNRHPDVLPFISTMMLAMLTLAHMVPLLLNFEAFLVRRNGMDSYFHSDGWLEMSEVLVRIITMIAFLLEFRLLQLTWSAKSGNESQKNLWMSDKKVLYVSLPISMGGGLIAWFVHASKQSNLRPSLRIHQLGYKQESLWGDLKSYGGLILDGFLLPQILFNLFCDAKEKALAPSFYAGITIVRLMPHAYDFYRSHSSTFSLNYIYANPRLDYYSTTWDIIISVGGLLFVFLIYLQQRYGGKCFLPKRWRTSTYEKLPVVSAE, encoded by the coding sequence ATGTCTACGAGGTGCAAGTTTCCGTTCATTTTTCCCATCCTTTTACTGGTTTCATTCTCCATAACCGCCGCTGTGCCGCCGCCTGTCGGAATTTCGTACTCCCAATATTGCAAAGGCACTGTTACGGAGTCAACTTTACTGCCCGACCCGAATCCTTCACTCTACCCGAGAACTCTTGCTCTGCGCCACGCTTACGTTGATTACAGGGGGAACGACACGAAGGGCGATCTTGAAATTCCCAGGTCTCTCTTCTTTTCGGCCCGCCGGGCCTACAGGACCCAAAACAATGCCGTTTTCAAAATCGAAGCGGTGTTGAGTCTGAGCGGTGTTCGAGGTCAGGACCATCTTCGTGGTAATCGCACTCGTCGTGGGTTGCGGCTCATTCATTACCGACCGCCTCGGATTCCGGTGTCATTAGGAGATACCTGGAATTCTGCCACTTTCACCTTAAATGGGTTTTGGGATTGGAGCAATGGGAAACTCTGTATGATTGGCTCAGGTTCTAAACAGTCGAGGACAGATCATGTTGTTTTAAAGCTTGATTACTTGAATTCTTCGAGTATTTTCAATAGCTTTGTTAATGGCACATTCGAAATATTCAATGTAAATGCTGACGGCATTAATAATCGGTTGTTAACTATTTTGGGTGTGAATTTGAGGAAATATAGGTATGAGTTGATTGATAAAGAAATTGCAAACAAGGGATTTGATTCATTAGATGATACTACTGATGTTTCTTTAGGAGTTGAGGATTTGGGCCAACGGTTATGCTTATTTATTAGAAGATctggttcagttgaactgacATATGAGAATGATTGTGAAAGCGTGAATTGTAAGTTTCTCGGGAGAGGAAATAATATTTATACACCAAGTACGTTGAGCTTCAACGAAATTGAGTGTTCAGACGATGGGAGAGTAAGATTCTTGCTGGATTTTGGGGATTTCGGGCATAATGGCCATCAGTTGCCGTTTGAACCGAATATGAGTTTGATTAGTGAAGGAAAATGGGATGCTAAGAAAAAAAGACTCAACATGGTTGGATGTCGCATTTTTCGTGATTGGTACGAGGATTTTGTTGGTGAGTGTTTGATAAGGCTGAGTTTTAGATTTCCAGCTAGGTGGACATTGAAAGAGAGAAGCTCCGCAGTGGGGATACTGTGGAGTAGTAGAAGTTTGAACGAGTCAGGGTACTTTGGCAGAGTGGCACTAGCTAGCAAAAGGAATACAAATCCTATGGCTGTGCATTTGAGATATGAATATACAGAAATCGAGAATGCGAAGAGATCTTGTGCTAATAAGACGATGCATAATGGTATAGGAGCTGAGTTCCCTGATGGATTATCATCTGACCTGAGGTTTGATATCGTTGGTGGCAATAGGAATGTGAAAAATTTATGGGGTTACTCATCCCCTCTTTACGTGGAAGATAGGCGTTATCAAGCATCTGTATTTGATTTGGAAGTGAAGTCTCCAAGGCAGATGAAACAAAATTATACTGGTGCGCTCAATGTCAGCTATGTGCTGACCCTTTCATCTCCTTACAATTTTAAGCTCAGCAGTGAATATTTGCTGAttaagtcatttgaaatttctGCTGAGGGGTTATATGACAGTAAAAGTGGGCATGTTTGCATGGTTGGTTGTATGCATGTTATTGAGTCATCTAATGTGAAACCGCCTCATTACTCATCATTGGACTGTGAAATTCTGCTCAATATTCAATATCTGCCTCTCCATTCAAAAAATGGAGCTATTGCAAAAGGAACTATTAAAAGCATTCGGGAAAAGTCTGATTCTCTTTATTTTGAACCTTTTGAGTTTTTTTCTCGCTCCATTTACTCTGGTCAAGCTGTAGAATCACTGTGGAGAATGGATCTGGAAATCACCATGCTTCTGGTTTCGAACACGCTATCATGTTTCTTTGTCTGTCTGCAACTATTGCATGTTAATAGGCACCCAGATGTGCTACCCTTTATTTCTACCATGATGCTCGCTATGCTCACTCTAGCACATATGGTTCCACTACTATTGAATTTTGAAGCTTTCTTGGTTAGGCGAAATGGTATGGATTCTTACTTTCATAGTGACGGATGGCTCGAAATGAGTGAGGTATTAGTGCGGATAATAACCATGATAGCTTTTTTATTGGAATTTCGTCTACTCCAGTTGACCTGGTCCGCAAAATCTGGAAATGAAAGCCAGAAAAACCTCTGGATGTCTGACAAGAAAGTTTTATATGTATCTTTACCTATATCTATGGGTGGTGGGTTGATTGCTTGGTTTGTCCACGCGTCGAAACAGTCTAATCTGAGACCATCACTCAGGATCCATCAACTTGGATATAAACAAGAATCTTTATGGGGTGACCTTAAATCATATGGTGGTCTGATCTTGGACGGGTTTTTGCTCCCACAAATTCTCTTCAATCTTTTCTGCGATGCAAAAGAGAAGGCACTCGCCCCTTCCTTTTACGCAGGAATCACAATTGTTCGGTTAATGCCACATGCATATGATTTTTACAGGTCTCATAGTTCTACTTTTTCATTGAATTATATCTATGCAAACCCAAGATTAGACTATTATTCCACAACTTGGGATATTATCATATCTGTTGGAGGTCTGTTGTTTGTCTTTCTCATTTACTTGCAGCAGAGATATGGTGGCAAATGTTTTCTTCCCAAGAGATGGCGGACATCTACATATGAGAAATTACCCGTAGTTAGTGCTGAATAA
- the LOC140959687 gene encoding auxin-repressed 12.5 kDa protein-like — protein MVLLDHLWDDVVAGPQPERGLKHLKKVFTTKPLNTKDGGGEGSSKYARSMSMPASPVTPVTPVTPTAPSPTAARRDNVWRSVFHPGSNLATKTVGADYFDRPKPNSPTVYDWLYSGESKNKYR, from the exons ATGGTGTTACTCGATCACCTCTGGGACGACGTCGTAGCCGGGCCTCAGCCCGAACGTGGCCTCAAACATCTCAAGAAAGTCTTCACCACTAAGCCCTTGAACACCAAAG ATGGTGGAGGAGAAGGCAGCAGCAAGTATGCAAGATCTATGTCGATGCCAGCCAGCCCTGTGACGCCGGTGACACCAGTAACGCCGACTGCTCCGTCTCCGACGGCGGCGCGAAGGGATAACGTGTGGAGGAGTGTCTTCCACCCCGGCAGCAATCTTGCTACCAAGACTGTCGGGGCTGATTACTTTGACAGGCCGAAGCCCAACTCCCCTACTGTCTATGACTG GCTTTACAGTGGTGAATCAAAGAACAAATATCGTTAA
- the LOC140959685 gene encoding uncharacterized protein isoform X3 gives MEDWDAQKMLDKYIHDYMIRNNMHDAANIFAEEANVCRRPVAINSEEGFLAEWWSLFWDVHSDILSKHPTTTEGYAFKNAGNCSQKILLEMERIDMNDMSQNISAAMGMLGLPNQPQTVHLTAMPSPDMENLHQITPPMTMPRPDMVNFLQSALPITMQRPELNPYCLGSPFLDFDMQKGDFLTNLVAANIHEQEHLMFPERGLDFNSQLLNVDQLARMLPSSSKYSYPLEMVPQKPFGNGGFVTNFPGSIAAQPIHHGESNLIQPKAEPSDSEFVGQCVTKGHCCCLELDSSTSSNSASSDPSPEFKNLF, from the exons ATGGAGGACTGGGATGCTCAGAAGAT GCTTGACAAATACATTCATGATTACATGATCAGGAATAACATGCATGATGCTGCCAATATCTTTGCCGAAGAGGCAAATGTCTGTCGCAGGCCTGTTG CTATCAATTCAGAGGAAGGATTTCTGGCGGAATGGTGGTCCTTATTTTGGGATGTACACTCTGATATACTTTCAAAGCATCCTACGACAACAGAAGGCTATGCATTCAAG AATGCAGGAAATTGCTCACAAAAAATTCTTCTGGAAATGGAAAGGATAGATATGAATGATATGTCTCAGAATATCAGTGCAGCAATGGGAATGCTAGGACTTCCTAATCAGCCACAAACCGTCCATTTAACAGCAATGCCAAGTCCAGATATGGAGAATCTTCACCAAATTACTCCTCCAATGACAATGCCAAGGCCAGATATGGTGAATTTTCTGCAAAGTGCTCTTCCAATAACAATGCAGAGGCCAGAATTGAACCCATACTGTTTAGGATCACCTTTTTTGGACTTTGACATGCAGAAAGGGGACTTTTTAACGAACTTGGTAGCTGCAAATATACATGAGCAAGAGCACCTTATGTTTCCTGAAAGGGGCCTGGATTTTAATTCACAGCTTCTCAATGTTGATCAATTAGCTCGAATGCTTCCTTCTTCTAGCAAGTACAG CTATCCGCTGGAGATGGTTCCTCAGAAGCCTTTTGGA AATGGTGGATTTGTCACAAATTTTCCCGGATCTATCGCTGCACAGCCAATACATCACGGAGAATCAAATCTTATACAACCTAAAGCTGAACCTTCTGATTCTG AATTTGTCGGTCAATGCGTGACAAAAGGCCATTGCTGCTGCCTGGAACTGGACTCTTCAACAAGTTCTAACTCAGCAAGTTCTGATCCATCTCCTGAATTCAAAAACCTATTCTGA